A stretch of the uncultured Bacteroides sp. genome encodes the following:
- a CDS encoding RNA polymerase sigma factor — MRIFHSYKQDTDEELMWQVARSNAKAFEELYTRYARRMQGFFIRMLGYDIAKAEDFTQELFLKVYESRGAYEEGRTFSSWAFSMAYNLCKNEYRHRDIVESHEQELNYNSDATEEPAFEQMYDRAVFENQLSLSLNQLPTDQLAAFTLRYNEELSVQEIARVLNCPEGTVKSRLHYALRSLSQSLSIYNPIKP, encoded by the coding sequence ATGAGGATATTTCACTCATACAAACAAGATACGGACGAAGAATTGATGTGGCAGGTTGCCCGAAGCAACGCCAAAGCTTTCGAGGAACTCTACACACGCTACGCAAGGCGTATGCAAGGATTCTTTATCCGTATGCTTGGATATGATATTGCTAAAGCTGAGGACTTTACACAAGAACTCTTTCTTAAAGTTTATGAAAGCAGAGGTGCCTACGAAGAGGGAAGAACTTTCTCATCGTGGGCCTTCTCAATGGCCTATAATCTGTGTAAGAATGAATATCGTCATCGGGATATTGTAGAAAGTCACGAACAGGAACTGAACTATAACTCGGATGCTACCGAAGAACCAGCTTTCGAACAAATGTATGATCGGGCTGTCTTTGAAAATCAGCTGAGTCTTTCTCTTAATCAACTTCCAACGGATCAGTTGGCAGCCTTTACTCTTCGATACAATGAAGAGCTTTCCGTGCAGGAAATTGCCCGGGTACTCAATTGTCCGGAAGGAACGGTTAAGTCGAGATTACACTATGCTTTGCGTAGTCTTTCTCAATCATTATCAATTTATAATCCAATAAAACCATAG